The nucleotide window AAAAAAGAAATACTTAGAACATTTTAAAAATAAACTAAAGGAAAATCCCAATGTAGGTCCTGATGAAATTAAGGTTTTGGCAATGATAAAAAGTTTAGATGATAGTGTTGGCGAGCTACTTCATACCCTAGAAAAATTAGACTTAGATGAGGATACTATTGTAATTTTTGCCAGTGATAATGGCCATTACCAAACGGAAAGAAACATATTTACCAAACCTTATAGAGGTGTTAAAGGTGAAACCTATGAGGGAGGGATAAGGGTACCGTATATCTTTAAATGGCCCAGACATATAAAACCCAATTCCGCAAGCACCGTGCCCATAATTCATGTTGATTTATATCCAACAATTTTGGGGTTAACTTCAACGAAGCATCCAAAAGATTACATCTTGGACGGTGAGGATCTTTCGCCAATTCTCTTAGGCAAAAGAATTGAGCCAAAACGTGAAGCATTAATTTGGGAATACACCAATTATGCCGGGTATAATCCTAAAACTAAATCTTTCCGTAGTCAATGGGTAAATGTTATACAAATGGACGGATATAAATTAACGGAAGTGGTTGAAGATAATTCCTATTACATGTATAATCTTAAAAAAGATCCATACGAAACTCAGGATGTTTATGGAGAATATCTTCATATCGCTGAAAAACTAAAACATAGACTAGAAGAATGGAAAAAAGAAACAGGGTATGAACATCCAAAACCAAATCCTAATTTTAAACAATAGTAGACGTATTTCTTGAAAATTTTTAGAACACATAATAGAATATTATTGTCGAGTTTCACTTGCTTATGTCTATTGTATTCTTGTGGCTCACCACAAAAAAGTACAAGGATGTTTCAAAAAGAAAATCTTATCCCATGGTCCATTGTTGGTTTTGATGTTAAAGAGAGGACACCCCAAGAGAGATTAGAGATGTTAAAGGATTTAGGGTTTACTCAATATGCATACGGTTATCGCCCTAAGCATATACCAACTATGGCAGAGGAATGGCAATTAGCCAAAGAGAAGGGCATCCAAATAAAAGCAGTTTGGTTATATATCAACCTTAAAAAGGATAGACCAGGAAAGCTTAAACCTGATAGTGAAATTGTTTTTGAAAATCTAAAAAATATTGGTCTAAAAACCCAGATTTGGGTTGGTTTCGAACCCTCCTATTTTGAAGGGCTTTCTGATTTAGATGCGTTTTCTGAAGCTAAGACAATGCTAGAATACCTTATTGAAAGAGCTGATGAAGTTGGCTGTAAAATTGCATTATATAATCATGGAGGGTGGTATGGAAAATCAGAAAATCAACTTAAGCTTATCAACACCTTTCCTAAAAAAGACATTGGTGTCGTTTATAATTTTCATCATAGCCATGAAAATTTAGATACCTATCAAAACGATATTAACCATCTTTTACCCTATCTCTGGTGTGTTAATCTCACGGGAATGAAAGAAGACGGGCCAAAAATCTTGACCATTGGTGAAGGAACTGAAGAAAAATTAATGATAGAATATGTAATCGAAATTGGATATAACGGACCATTTGGAATACTCGGGCATGTGAAAGGAGGCGATCCAGAAACAATTTTACAAGACAATTACAACGGACTTCAAAATTTATTTAAAGGTGATTAGAAAATTTCATAAATGTGGTCTTGCAATAATTTGTTTTTTGTCATTATATCTTTCCCAAGCCCAAACCTCGCATAATGGAATTAATATTTTAGACTCCCTAAAGCTACGATTTCTTAAAAGCAACAATGCTGAAGGTGAAATTAGTGTCAATGGTAATTCTGACTCACCAATAATAAAGATTACAACAAACACCCAGCCTGCATTTATTTATAACCTGGCCAGTAAAATTCCCTTGATCCATAAAGAATTTAAAGAAGGACAGGTTTTCTTGATTTCTTTCAAAGCAAGGACCATTTCCTCTTCATTAGAAACAGGTGAAGCAAAACTGTTATGGTTACTTCGTCAATCTGAATCTCACAAAGACAATCTTACAAATACCATTAGCATTGGGTCAGATTGGCAAGAATTTCATATACCGTTTCAAGCAAGTAGAAACATATTAGAAAAAGACTTCAGGGTAGTGTTTCAATATGGCTTTAAGCCCCAATCTTTGGAAATGAAGGATTTAACCTTCGAGGTATTTCCTATGGGTACGTCATTAGACGCCTTACCAAAAACTGAAATATCGTATGTGGGAATGGAACCAAACGCGCAATGGAGAGTGAATGCCATTTCTAGAATTGAAAAACTGCGTAAAAAGGATTTTATATTAAAATTTGTTTCAAATGGAAAGACGGTTGAAAATCAATCTTTTTCAATCTCTTTAAAAAGTCATGCTTTCCCATTTGGTGCAGCAATAAACGCCAAGGATGTGGTTGAAGGAACTATGAAATACAACTTATTCAAAGAAAATTTCAATTTGGCCGTATTTGAAAACGATTTGAAAATTAAATCTTGGTACCGTGGCAAAAATGCAGAGACTACAAAAAAGGCTATGGAGATTTTGAAAAGTGATGGTATAGATTTAAAAGGGCATGTGCTTATCTGGCCTGGGTTTAATTACCTAACAAATGAATACCGGCAACAAAAAAACAACCCAGAGGCTATCAAATCTCTGATGGGAGAACATGTGCAAACTATGTTAGTGGAAACTAAAGGATATACAACGCAGTGGGATGTGGTCAATGAAGCCTATACCAACCAAGATCTACAGAATATTACCGGATCCGAAGAAATTTTGTTTGACGGTTTCAAAATGGCTAAAAAACTTCAACCTTCTTCTGCAAGATTTACTAATGAATATGGCATTATTAGTAAAGGCGGCATAGATTCTAAAAAGCAAGAATGGTATTATAATTTCATTAAAAGAATTGACGAAAACACAGGTGGATTGGTTGACGGAATTGGCATACAATGCCACATTGGAAGTGATTTAACCTCTCCTGAAAGAGTATTGAAAATTCTAACTTATTATGGAAGTCTCGGAAAAAAAATAAGTATCTCCGAGTTTACAATGGACATAAAGGATCCTCAACTGCGCGAGCAATACACTAGAGACTTTATGATAGCCGCTTTTAGCCACCCCAATGTTTCTGAATTTTTGTTTTGGGGATATATGGAAGAAGAATCCAAAAAAGTTGATATTTTTAAAAGTAATGGAGAAATAGGATCTATGGGGAAAGCCTATTTCGGTTTGGTTAAAGGGGCATGGCATACTAAATTTAATGCCTCAACTGACAATCAAGGATATATAAAAAATAGAGGCTTTTTTGGAACTTACGAATACCAAACAGTTGTAGATGGACAATTGAAAACAGGAACGTTTACTTTAGGAAAAGATCAAAACTCAATAATTACAATAAACCTAGAATGAAAGCTTTTATATTCATCATATGTTCTTTATTCATTTCCTTTACCAGTAAGGCTCAAGAAAAACCAAATGTTCTTTGGATAGTAACGGAGGATATAAGCCCAACCCTCTCAATGTATGGCGATTCAACTGCCCAAACCCCAAATTTAGATATGCTTGCAAGAGAAAGCATGGTTTATGACAATGCCTTTGCAGTAGTAGGTGTATGTGCTCCAACCCGTTCTTCTATAATTACGGGAATGTATCCTACAACTATAGGTACTATGCATATGCGAACCGGACAAGATGTTATGTCTTGGGGTAAACGCTCCTATGAGGGAAAAGAAGCTTTAGCAAGAACCGATTTAGATGGAAATGAAATTAGACAATATGCGGCGGTAATTCCAGATTATGTTAAATGTTATACAGAATACCTCAGGGCGGAAGGGTATTTCTGCACAAATAATCAAAAAACAGACTATCAATTTGCTGCGCCAGTTACGGCTTGGGATGAAAATAACACCAAAGCTCATTGGGGAAATCGGTTAGATGAAAAAACGCCATTTTTCTCCGTTTTCAATATAGGGGTTACTCATGAAAGTCGATTGTGGGTTAATGACGACTTGCCATTAACAGTAAATCCAAAAGATGTAAAAGTTCCTCCATATTTACCGGATAATGAAGCCACACGTAAAACGGTGGCGAGACATTATAGCAACGTGGAGTTGATGGATAAGGAGGTGGGAAACCTAATAAAACAGCTAAAAGAAGATGGGCTATATGACAAAACCATCATTTTCTTTTACAGCGATCACGGAGGGCCATTACCACGTCAAAAAAGAGAAATTTACGATTCTGGGTTGAAGGTTCCTTTTATGGTAAAAGGAATCACTGGTGAAGTTGGAAGAACTGATAGATTGATATCCTTTGTTGATTTGGCGCCAACCATGTTAAGTCTTGCTGGAATAAAACCACCAGAGTATTTAGAAGGAAAAGCATTTTTAGGTAGCTACAAGGCCGAAAATAGAAATTATGTTTTTGGGAGCTCAGATAGGTTTGATGAATATTCGGATAGAATTAGGGCGGTTAGAAACAAGCAATATTTATATCTGAGAAACGATTATCCTAATCTTCCGAAATATAAGGACGTGGGATACCGAAAAAACATTCCTATGATGCCCGTTTTTCTAAAATTGAAAGAAATGGGTAAACTTAATACCATTCAACAAAGTTGGTTTGAAACCAAAACCGAAGAAGAATTGTATGATTGTGAAAACGATCCTTTCAATATTCACAATTTAGCAGAAGATCACAAATATGCTACAATCTTGGCAGAAATGCGAAAAGCTTTAGAGAATCATTTAGAAAATCGACATGATATGGGTCTTCAACCCGAAGCTCAACTAATAAATAACATGTGGCCCAATTTTCAGCAGCCTATTACAGAACAAGTTGAAATTAAAAAGATAGGTGCGACAATAGAATTAACGTCCAAAACAAAAGGTGCCTCTATAGCATACATCATATCCGAAAACGCAAACGAGAAATTGGACTTCAATAGTGGTTGGAAACTGTATTCAAAACCTTTGGCATTAGAATATGGTAAATACCTTTATTCCTTAGCTCAACGGATTGGTTTTAAAGAAACCGAGATTCAGGTTTTCAAAATGTAATAGTTCAATCTAATTAAACCCAAATCAATACAATATTGCAAAAACGTTATATAAATTGGATTTTCATACTTGCTACTTTAGCTAGTTTAAGTTGTGTAAATGAGCGGGGCCAAGAACTAGCTCCCCAACCAAATGTGCTTCTAATTTATATGGATGATCTACGACCTGAGCTTGCCTCGTATGGTCGTCAGAACATAAAATCTCCTAATATTGACGCCCTTTCAAACAGGGGTATTAAATTTACTAATGCTTATTGTAACGTTCCTGTTTGTGGCGCTTCAAGGGCAAGTATGCTCACAGGCATGCTGCCTACTGTAAATCGATTTTTAGACTACAACACTTTTGTTGAAAAGGAAGTACCTGATGCCATTACTTTGCCCCAGTTATTCAAGGAAAATGGTTATCTAACAATTTCGAACGGGAAAATTTATCATCATTTAGACGATCGGGAAACTGATTGGGATGAGATTTGGAGGCCATATGCATTTGACGAAAATGAGTTAGAATTATCCCCTACAGATTATTGGCAATCGCTTTGGAAAGACTACCACTTAACTGAAAATATAGACGAATACAAAAGAACTGGCACAGGTCCTGCTTATGAAAATGCCAATGTAGCAGATTCTGTTTACATTGATGGCATGGTGGCTAAAAAAGTTATATGGGATTTGAAAAAATTGAAAAAAACTGACAAACCATTCTTTCTTACCGCTGGTTTCATTAGCCCGCATCTTCCATTCAATGCACCAAAAAAATATTGGGATATGTATCCACGAGATAGTATAAAACAACCCAATAACAATTACATTCCTAAGAATGCACCAAAAATTTCAATTAGCAATTGGCCGGAAATGCGAGCCTATTCGGGCATACCCAAGAAGGGACAAGTAAGCGATTCGTTGGCAAAAACACTTATTCATGGCTATTATGCCACGGTTAGTTATGTCGACGCCCTAATCGGTGAAATTTTGAACCAATTAGAAGTACTAGACCTCGAAAAAAATACGATTGTTGTTTTTGTTTCCGATCATGGATACAATCTTCAAGAGCACACACAATGGGCAAAATTCACCAATTACAATACATCTACACAAGTACCATTAGTAATTTACAATCCTTTTTCAAAACAACAGTCTGCTACGACCAACGCATTGGTGGAATTAGTTGATGTATACCCAACTATTGCCGAATTATGTCGGTTACAAGCCCCCAAGAACCAATTAGATGGGGAGAGCTTGGCGCCTATACTTAATGAACCAAATCTCAAAGGCAAAAACCATATTTTAATTAAGAGAGGTAATGGTTTCACCTTAAAAACTCAACAATTTAGTTATACAGAATACATAAATCTAAAAAATGACTCTTTAATATCAAACATGCTTTATGACCATAAAATTGATAAAGACGAAAATATAAATGTGGTTGATGAACAGGAATATGCTGAAACGGTAAAAAGGCTGCGGGGAATTTTACATACCGAATATAGCTATAACATTCAAGGGAGGGGTTTAGAGCATTAACAAGTCAATTTACTAATTTGAAGTTATTTTATCTAAATATTCCAAACTTGGCTGAACCCACAATCGGAAATTTTTTCATTATAAAATTTCTATTGAAAAAGAGAATTTAAAATTTTCCTTCGGCTCTAAAGCCACTATACCTTCTTTCTGGGTAAATTCTTTAGTATGATCAGTATTATCAGCTATTCCATGCCAAGGCTCAATACAAATAAAAGGGGCATCCTTCGCGGACCATATCCCCAAATAAGGGAAATTTTTAAAGGTTACGCTCAAATAGTCTTTATTTGTTGGCTTGTGAACGAACTTTACTTTTGAGAAGGGATTTGGGTTGAACGTAATTGAACCGTCGTCGAACTTCCCATCGGGTAACTCCATTATTCCGGGTTCATCCATTACTTTATAAGTAGAATCTATATAAAATTTTCCTTCTTCATTTTTATCGATTGCCTCAGGCATCAATTGCTTGTCAAACACTAATTGGTATTCACTTCTTTTTTGGCCATCCTCAAAAGGACAACTAAATGCAGGGTGTGCTCCTATGGAAAAATACAGTGTTTTAGAATTCGTGTTTTTTACTACATAACCTACGTCAAGACCGTTTTCAGTTATACGATAATGCAATTGCAAAACATAACTAAAAGGATACATTTTCAAGGTATTAGCATTTTCTTTTTGCTGAAAAATAATATGATCATCTTCTACTTCAACTGCTTCAAATTCCAAATCTCGGGCAAAACCATGTTGAGGAAGACTGTAATTTTCACCTTCATAGAAATATTCCTTATCAATTAAAGGTCCTACTATAGGAAAAAGAACTGGTGAATGCCTATTCCAATGATCTGGATCTGCCTGCCACATATATTCTAGGCCGTTCTTAGTTAAACTATACAATTCTGCCCCTTTGGTTAGAATTTTGGCGGTGATCCCGTTTTTTGAAATGGTATATACAGACGGATTATTCATTGAAGTAAGCGTTTGGTGCCATAAAGAAAAACAGAAAGTCTGAAAAAGTAAAAATTTCAAAATAAATATTCTCCTGAGGTTTAAAAACCATTTTAATTGAATGCTCATAATCATTAATTTGAATTTAAACTTAAAACCAAATTACTACTCTCAACATAGAATAGAGTTCAATAATTGTCGGATATCTTCTAATAGTTTAGTTAGTTTCTAAACAATCGCTTTCCCGATGCAATTGATTTCTGAAGTGTAATAATCTTTGTTAAAAAAGGAAAATAGAAATAGATAAAAAGGTATTAATGTTACTATAAACACTTACAAAAAAGGGGTTTAATGTCAATTTTCACGCTAATCAAACCCTTAGTGATAGTTATTGAACCCGTTCTTGGCCTTTAATTATGAATTTAGCAATCACATTAACTAGCAATTATAGGCATATGAAATTAAGATCACTCTTATTTTTAGGAATTATAACCCTTTTTCTTGGGTGCGAAGAAGATGATAACAATGCAACTGGAACTGCAGCAGTAAGTTTTGCATACGATAATTTAAGAGAGGTTGAAGGGGCGACCATCCCACTCTCTTTGAATTTAGGAATTGATAATTACGCACATTCAGGTGGAAGTGTTACCATCGATATTAGTGGGGGAAACTACGGAACTGATTATGAAACAAGTGAGGGTTCCTCTTCCTTTAATATTGACTTAGAACCAAATCAACTTACAGCTTCTTTTACCATTCAACCTATTGATGATGAGGTAATAGAAGACGACAAGGTATTAACCATATCCATTTCGGCCGTAACTGGCTCCCTTACTTTAGGTGAAAAAACAAGTTTTACGCTCACCCTTTTGGATGATGACGACCCAACGATTGCCTCAATAGAATTTGAAAACGCCACCTTTGAAATAGATGAAAATAGCACCACTCCACTTATATTGAATTTAATTTTCGATCAGGCAACTACAGACGGTGGTAGCATAACAATAGGTTTGGCGGGAGAGGCCGTGTTAGATACCGATTACAGCATAACAGGTGCAAGCGGAAACAGTCTTGTCTTAAGTGTTCCAGGTGGAGCTACCTCAGCATCATTCGAAATAGCAACTATAGATAATTCCGAATACGAACCCAACAAAACGATAGAACTATCTATTGAAGAAGTAAGCGGAGGGTTATCCGTTGGGGTTGGAAACAGTTCCACAGTTACTATAATTAATGACGACGCTGCTCCTAACCCTATCGCTAATTTTGCAATAGCTTCAACTACGGTAGATGAAGATAATGGCACACTGTCCGCTACAATAAACTTTTCAAGTACAACCATCGCAGATGCAACATTAGAAATTTCAGCATCCGGAACAGCCACATTAGGCAGCGATTATACTTATAACAGCTCCTCAATAAGTCCTGTTTCAATAAATATCCCATCAGGCTCCGACTCAATTTCTTTTGATATTGACATAACTGACGACAGTGACACTGAGGAAGATGAAACCATCATTCTAGATCTTACATCAGTTACAGGTGGCTTAGAAATAGGGAACACGACTTCCCAATTCACAATTACAATTACCGATAATGACCAAGTTTCCCTGTTTTCTTACCAAGAATCTTTTGAGACAGTTACTGCAGACATAAGTGAAGTTGGTTATCAAAATATTTTTATTAACCAAACACTTCCAGAAGGAAATCTTATTAAATATCTAAACAGGGCTGATACATTTCCCGACATAAACGATCCTTCACAATTAACTGCAAACGGTCTCCAAATATTTTATAACATTTCCAGCGATGGTGAAGGTGTAATAGATAACATGATAGTCTCCCCTGTGCTGGAGGCAACTGGTAATATGAAAGTTTCCTATGACGTTTCCTATGTGACAGGTAAAGCCAAAAATATTGCAGACGTTACTTTTTATTGGTCAAAATCTTATGATGGCTCAGGTAGTTTTGACGAATCACAATGGACAGCTTTAGAAACTGTTACAGCCACTAGTTTAGATGCAGAAGGCGTAGCAAGAACTGGTTGGTCTAGAAGGGAGTTCAATATTACAGCCACTTCCAATTTTTATTTAGCTATAAGAATTAACCAAAGCATGACTGCCTCTAATGATGTTTTACAATGGAGATGGGATAACATCCAAGCAATACAACAATAGCCAACATATAAATATCGATAACAAATAAAAAATGAAAAGAATCATAACAACTTTAATTGTACTAATTAGTCTTTCGTTTACGGCATATTCCCAAAACCAAAAAATAAAGGATGCGGCCAAGGAGAAAGTAGAGGAACTAAACCAAGAAATTATTGCGGGCAACAAAGACTTGGCACTTTCACAAGATCAAAAAGACAAGATTTATAGCCTGCATATTGCTCGTATAGAAGAGGTTAGGAAAGCAAGAAAAAACGGAAGTGACAAGGATGAATTAAAGGTAATTAACAAAAAATATTTCCAGCAAATCTATAATGATGTTCTTTCAAAAGAACAAAAGAAGGCTAGACGAGCCGGCAAAGACGATAGTGAAGATTAATATTAATAAGGTAACCAAGATTTAATTAGTATTATGAAACGTTTCCCAGTAACCTTCCTCATCCTTTCCTGGAAAACCATACTCTTGGCACAAATAACGCCAACTGAAATGGTGTCAGACATGGGAAGAGGAATCAATCTGGGAAATGTTCTAAGTGCTCCGGTGGAAGGTGCTTGGGCCTTACCATTTGAAGAAAGCTATTTTGAAGACATAGCAAATGCCGGTTTTAAAACTGTTAGAATTCCGATAGACTTTTTGGGTACAAGAACAACAGGTAATACGGAAGGTTATTCTAAATCTTCGGGTACAGAAGCAAGCTATTCCGGCAGTCCATCAGATTATGTAGTAGACCCAAATTTTTTAAATCGGGTAGAACAAATCGTCAATTGGGGATTAACTAAAAATCTTATCGTAATTCTCGATTTCCATGGCAAACACCTAAGGGATGACTTTTTATACACTTTTGATACCAGGGCAAACTTCGCCGAATTTTACACCCATCCAACCTCTGCCAAAAGAAAGGCAGATAATGAAAAGTTCAGGGCTATATGGGCTCAGGTTGCAGAGCGTTTTAAAAATTATCCCTATCAATTAGTTTTTGAAATTGTCAACGAACCTTACTTTCATTTAACAGCCGATGAAATGGATGTCATCAATACAGATATCATCCAAATAATTAGGGGGACTGGAAATAATAATAACGATCGCAATATTATCATTGTTGGTGGAGGTGAAAATTCTTATAATGCTCCACTTCAACTAAGTGATGCCGTTCTAAATTTAGATGACAATTTAATAGCTACTTTTCATTACTACCTCCCCAGAGGATTCACGGCTTCCTCAGATCCAAACGTTAACAATAGAACATTTACATGGGGGTCTGAATCAGATAAAAATGAAGTGAATAGTCATTTTCAAATCGTTAAAAATTGGTCACAAAACAAAAATATTCCAATACTCTTAGGTGAATTTGGAGCTGATAACGAATGTGGCTTCAATTATAATACTGGCGTCTGCAATTCAGAAGGTGGTCCAGAAGCCGATTCAAGAGCTCTTTACCATAAATATTTGGCTGATTTGGCAATTGATTTGGGATTCAGCTTTACCGCCTGGGATGCAGGACATAAATCCAATAAGACAATCTATATAGCTGAAAATAGAACTTGGGTTGAAAATGTAAAAGAGGCACTATTAGGCAATTCTAGATGCACCAATTCCGATTTTATTTTGAATTCCGATTTTGAATGCGGGATAACTACGGAATGGGTTATTAAAACAAACTCATCTTCTTCAGCAACATTCAGCCAAGCTGAAGTATCAAATACTTTTGAAGGGAATATTTCAGCTAAAATAAATGTAAGCTCAACGTCAGGTGCACATAATGCTGTTTTTATTGAAAATCAAGCTGTAACGGCTGATCAATTTTTAGGAAAAAGCATAGTTATCAAAGGATATGGGAAAAGTTCCACAGCCCAGGATGTAAGGCTTAGGTTAAGGGTGGAAGATGCCAATACAGATGTGAGTTACCCTGGAAAAGTTTTTACTCTTAATAATACTGATTACCAGTTGATGGAATATGAATATACAGTTCCTGAGAATACGGCGAACATCCGATTCCAAATTTTGGTAGGGTCGTCTATTGGCACAACATACTTTGACGGGTTTACCGTAGAAGAGCAGACCCTATCCATAAACAATAAAACAGTGGAAAATGATTGGTTTCAGATATACCCAAACCCCGCCCAAGAGAATATATTAATTACTAGCAACGAAGTGATTTCTCAACTAGAGATTTATGATACAACTGGTAAAAGAGTTATGGGTATCAATTCTACAACTAAGTCCGTCGATGTAGAAAACTTGGCCAATGGTTTGTATTTGGTAAAAGTTTTTGGAAAGAATAATAAAGTAAGCATCAAACGAATAGTGGTAAACCGCTAGTACGAAGATTAGATTTCAATTATAACCTGAAGCAACTGATGTAACAGCGTTTCGAAAAATTAAGTAGAAAAGGTAAAGGTCGATTCGCTGTTACTCTTATTAAAAACTATAACACACTAAAACCGCAGACATTATGAAGAAAATTACTCTTACATTCTTATTATCCATTATTTGCCTAATGGGTTTTGGGCAAACCTTTGATTTTAATGGAACCGACGATGGATGGACAGAAACTGTTGGTTGTGCCATTTCCGCCACATCAACTGCCTTGTCAATAGATTTAACAGGAGATGCTACTAATCCCAATTTTGGCACCTTAACGGCTGGAATTGATGGTAGTGTTAATAAGTTTGTTGGAATTAATGTACTGAACAGTAATCCAAATGGCCCTACCTTCATGAGGGTGTCATACCCAAAATCTACTAGCGGGCGGGTTTATATCAATATGGAAATTACCGCCGGCGATGAAGATTATAAAACCTATTGGTTTGATTTAGCTAATGCCGAATGGGGCGATGCTACAGAAGACGATATAAAAATACATTTTAAAGCAACTGGTAATTCAAACTACACTGTTCCTGCGGAAGGTGTCTCTATTTTATTCAACCAGATTTCATTTGTTGATGCCATACCTAGACAAGAGAAATTGGTTTATGAATTCGATACTGGGGACGATTTTGAAGGTTGGGATAATTTGGTTGATGCCTCTGCCACAGTGCAGGGAGGGTCATTAATAATTTCACCAACAGGTGGTGCTATTGCTAAAGTGACCAATACAGTAAATGCTGTGAATGCTGATGGAAATAATTACATGTACATATTTTATAAAAATTTATCTCCATCCAACAATCAATTAAGAATACAATTTAGGTCCTCAATTGATGGTTACACTGCATATACAGGAACCAACGTGACTATTAACCAGAGCATGTCTGAATTTGAAGCCTTATCAATTAATCTTGAAACCGCCAAACCCACAGAGTGGTCTGGAACTACACAAGACTTTCAAATTGCTATACGCAATACTAATAATGGTGGCAATGTCGCTTCGGCAGATGGTGATTTGGAAATAGATAGAATCGTTTTTAGTAACGATGCAACTCTCTCAAGTAAAGATTTGCAATTGTCTTACATTCAATTTTATCCCAATCCAGCCAAGGAACGCTTATTTATTAAAACAGAAGATGCACTGGAAGCAGTTGATATTTTTGATGTTACAGGAAAAAATGTTCTTACGAGTAACCATTTTAGGGATAGTATCGACATTTCAACATTGAATAGAGGTTTGTATTTGGTAAAAATTACAGCTGTTAACCAAAGCATTATGGTTAAAAAATTAATTAAGGACTAACTTAAATTTTCACTTCATAGAGCCTATACATATTTAAGTTGACCTGAAAGTGCGGTATATCCGCACTTTCTTTTTTGGTTATAAAAAAACAAAAAAGCTTTACGGAATCGTAAAGCTTTCATTTTCAAGTGGTCCCACCTGGACCATGTTTTAATAAACTGATATACAGCAATATACACTATAATGCAGTGTTTT belongs to Aegicerativicinus sediminis and includes:
- a CDS encoding aldose 1-epimerase family protein: MNNPSVYTISKNGITAKILTKGAELYSLTKNGLEYMWQADPDHWNRHSPVLFPIVGPLIDKEYFYEGENYSLPQHGFARDLEFEAVEVEDDHIIFQQKENANTLKMYPFSYVLQLHYRITENGLDVGYVVKNTNSKTLYFSIGAHPAFSCPFEDGQKRSEYQLVFDKQLMPEAIDKNEEGKFYIDSTYKVMDEPGIMELPDGKFDDGSITFNPNPFSKVKFVHKPTNKDYLSVTFKNFPYLGIWSAKDAPFICIEPWHGIADNTDHTKEFTQKEGIVALEPKENFKFSFSIEIL
- a CDS encoding Calx-beta domain-containing protein; this translates as MKLRSLLFLGIITLFLGCEEDDNNATGTAAVSFAYDNLREVEGATIPLSLNLGIDNYAHSGGSVTIDISGGNYGTDYETSEGSSSFNIDLEPNQLTASFTIQPIDDEVIEDDKVLTISISAVTGSLTLGEKTSFTLTLLDDDDPTIASIEFENATFEIDENSTTPLILNLIFDQATTDGGSITIGLAGEAVLDTDYSITGASGNSLVLSVPGGATSASFEIATIDNSEYEPNKTIELSIEEVSGGLSVGVGNSSTVTIINDDAAPNPIANFAIASTTVDEDNGTLSATINFSSTTIADATLEISASGTATLGSDYTYNSSSISPVSINIPSGSDSISFDIDITDDSDTEEDETIILDLTSVTGGLEIGNTTSQFTITITDNDQVSLFSYQESFETVTADISEVGYQNIFINQTLPEGNLIKYLNRADTFPDINDPSQLTANGLQIFYNISSDGEGVIDNMIVSPVLEATGNMKVSYDVSYVTGKAKNIADVTFYWSKSYDGSGSFDESQWTALETVTATSLDAEGVARTGWSRREFNITATSNFYLAIRINQSMTASNDVLQWRWDNIQAIQQ
- a CDS encoding cellulase family glycosylhydrolase; its protein translation is MKRFPVTFLILSWKTILLAQITPTEMVSDMGRGINLGNVLSAPVEGAWALPFEESYFEDIANAGFKTVRIPIDFLGTRTTGNTEGYSKSSGTEASYSGSPSDYVVDPNFLNRVEQIVNWGLTKNLIVILDFHGKHLRDDFLYTFDTRANFAEFYTHPTSAKRKADNEKFRAIWAQVAERFKNYPYQLVFEIVNEPYFHLTADEMDVINTDIIQIIRGTGNNNNDRNIIIVGGGENSYNAPLQLSDAVLNLDDNLIATFHYYLPRGFTASSDPNVNNRTFTWGSESDKNEVNSHFQIVKNWSQNKNIPILLGEFGADNECGFNYNTGVCNSEGGPEADSRALYHKYLADLAIDLGFSFTAWDAGHKSNKTIYIAENRTWVENVKEALLGNSRCTNSDFILNSDFECGITTEWVIKTNSSSSATFSQAEVSNTFEGNISAKINVSSTSGAHNAVFIENQAVTADQFLGKSIVIKGYGKSSTAQDVRLRLRVEDANTDVSYPGKVFTLNNTDYQLMEYEYTVPENTANIRFQILVGSSIGTTYFDGFTVEEQTLSINNKTVENDWFQIYPNPAQENILITSNEVISQLEIYDTTGKRVMGINSTTKSVDVENLANGLYLVKVFGKNNKVSIKRIVVNR
- a CDS encoding T9SS type A sorting domain-containing protein, with the protein product MKKITLTFLLSIICLMGFGQTFDFNGTDDGWTETVGCAISATSTALSIDLTGDATNPNFGTLTAGIDGSVNKFVGINVLNSNPNGPTFMRVSYPKSTSGRVYINMEITAGDEDYKTYWFDLANAEWGDATEDDIKIHFKATGNSNYTVPAEGVSILFNQISFVDAIPRQEKLVYEFDTGDDFEGWDNLVDASATVQGGSLIISPTGGAIAKVTNTVNAVNADGNNYMYIFYKNLSPSNNQLRIQFRSSIDGYTAYTGTNVTINQSMSEFEALSINLETAKPTEWSGTTQDFQIAIRNTNNGGNVASADGDLEIDRIVFSNDATLSSKDLQLSYIQFYPNPAKERLFIKTEDALEAVDIFDVTGKNVLTSNHFRDSIDISTLNRGLYLVKITAVNQSIMVKKLIKD